In the genome of Streptomyces racemochromogenes, one region contains:
- a CDS encoding beta-ketoacyl-[acyl-carrier-protein] synthase family protein — protein sequence MTRRRVAVTGVGVVAPGGIGTAAFWDLLSNGRTATRGITLFDPSGFRSRIAAEVDFDPREHGFTEDEAARADRYIQFALVAAREAMADAGLELDGERAWRTGVSLGTAVGGTTRLEHDYVAVSQQGAWWDVDHRLSSPFLHRAFTPATLASAVAEQTGARGPVQTVSTGCTSGLDAVGYAVHSIQEGRMDVCVAGASDSPVSPITVACFDAIKATSANNEDPAHASRPFDADRDGFVLGEGGAVLVLEELEHARARGARIYCEIGGYATFGNAHHMTGLTTEGLEMARAISTALAQARIDARDVDYVNAHGSGTKQNDRHETAAVKRVLGDHAYKTPMTSIKSMVGHSLGAIGAIELAACVLAMEHQVVPPTANYETPDPECDLDYVPRTARSHTLRSVLSVGSGFGGFQSAVVMTQPKEVRA from the coding sequence GTGACGCGCCGGCGGGTGGCCGTGACCGGGGTGGGCGTCGTCGCCCCGGGCGGCATCGGCACCGCCGCGTTCTGGGACCTGCTGTCCAACGGGCGTACGGCGACCCGTGGCATCACCCTCTTCGACCCGTCCGGGTTCCGCTCCCGGATAGCCGCCGAGGTCGACTTCGACCCCCGTGAGCACGGCTTCACCGAGGACGAGGCGGCCCGGGCCGACCGGTACATCCAGTTCGCCCTGGTCGCCGCCCGCGAGGCGATGGCCGACGCCGGGCTGGAGCTCGACGGCGAGCGCGCCTGGCGCACCGGCGTCTCCCTCGGCACCGCGGTCGGCGGTACCACCCGGCTGGAGCACGACTACGTCGCGGTCAGCCAGCAGGGCGCGTGGTGGGACGTGGACCACCGCCTCTCCTCCCCCTTCCTGCACCGCGCGTTCACCCCCGCCACCCTCGCCTCGGCGGTGGCGGAGCAGACGGGGGCGCGCGGCCCGGTACAGACCGTCTCCACCGGCTGCACGTCGGGGCTCGACGCCGTCGGGTACGCGGTGCACTCCATCCAGGAGGGCCGGATGGACGTGTGCGTCGCCGGCGCCTCGGACTCCCCCGTGTCCCCCATCACCGTGGCCTGCTTCGACGCCATCAAGGCGACCTCGGCGAACAACGAGGACCCGGCGCACGCCTCCCGCCCCTTCGACGCCGACCGGGACGGGTTCGTCCTCGGCGAGGGCGGCGCGGTGCTGGTCCTGGAGGAGCTCGAGCACGCCCGCGCCCGCGGGGCCCGGATCTACTGCGAGATCGGCGGCTACGCCACCTTCGGCAACGCCCACCACATGACCGGGCTGACCACCGAGGGCCTGGAGATGGCCCGGGCGATATCCACCGCCCTGGCCCAGGCCAGGATCGACGCACGGGACGTCGACTACGTCAACGCGCACGGTTCCGGGACCAAGCAGAACGACCGCCACGAGACGGCGGCCGTCAAGCGGGTGCTCGGCGACCACGCCTACAAGACGCCGATGACCTCCATCAAGTCCATGGTGGGGCACTCGCTCGGCGCCATCGGGGCGATCGAACTCGCGGCCTGCGTGCTGGCCATGGAGCACCAGGTGGTGCCGCCGACCGCGAACTACGAGACCCCAGACCCCGAATGCGACCTGGACTACGTGCCGCGCACCGCCCGCAGCCACACCCTGCGCAGCGTGCTGTCCGTCGGCAGCGGCTTCGGCGGCTTCCAGTCCGCCGTGGTCATGACCCAGCCCAAGGAGGTACGCGCGTGA
- a CDS encoding cupin domain-containing protein: protein MTRHQPRIVDLSDTQPNRRRGGDLRAVLTPTSVGSTSGFMGLAVMAPGESIAEHYHPYSEEFVYVVAGSLEVDLDGETHPLRADQGLLVPLNVRHRFRNVGGTEARMVFHLGPLAPDPKLGHVDTEEAPNPDATAWAERPPERSGVVS, encoded by the coding sequence ATGACCAGACATCAGCCGCGCATCGTCGACCTCAGCGACACCCAGCCCAACCGCAGGCGCGGAGGGGACCTGCGCGCCGTGCTCACCCCGACCTCGGTGGGCTCGACCAGCGGCTTCATGGGTCTGGCGGTGATGGCCCCCGGCGAGTCGATCGCCGAGCACTACCATCCCTACTCCGAGGAGTTCGTGTACGTGGTCGCCGGCTCCCTGGAGGTGGACCTCGACGGCGAGACCCACCCGCTGCGCGCCGACCAGGGCCTGCTCGTTCCGCTGAACGTGCGCCACCGGTTCCGCAACGTCGGCGGCACCGAGGCCCGGATGGTGTTCCACCTCGGCCCGCTCGCGCCGGACCCGAAGCTCGGGCACGTGGACACCGAGGAGGCGCCGAACCCGGACGCCACCGCGTGGGCGGAACGTCCCCCGGAGCGCTCCGGGGTGGTCTCGTGA
- a CDS encoding SchA/CurD-like domain-containing protein: MTTTLSERVSQSAFDGSMLRVVLLMDLHEGAQQRFFDAYERLRHDIASVPGHLGDQLCQSFANPSQWLITSEWESAPQYLAWVNSEEHVAQVKPLGACARSMRPLTFTVLRETGRRYESPQRASGRLQDAPRLGEGVVRHALTFTVKPGSEEKVAGILSSYTSPAARVDDHTRLLRTSLFMHGNRVVRCVEVQGDLTAALRHVSEQPEVRAVEHAINPYLEQDRDLSDPESARMFFMRAGLPAVHHVAPHGPRPDEVTRHALFYPAKPGCGPLVARFLARQDETAARVPTSPVLSSTVFQRDDVVVRLLDVKGPADSRFAAGFGIEGPRKAAVLNRLLAGAPGTAAAPHPMDLITDRRAPVES, from the coding sequence ATGACAACCACCCTGTCCGAACGGGTGTCTCAGTCCGCGTTCGACGGCTCCATGCTGCGGGTCGTCCTGCTGATGGACCTCCACGAGGGCGCCCAGCAGCGGTTCTTCGACGCCTACGAGCGGCTGCGCCACGACATCGCGTCCGTGCCGGGCCACCTGGGCGACCAGCTCTGCCAGTCCTTCGCGAACCCCTCCCAGTGGCTGATCACCAGCGAGTGGGAGAGCGCCCCGCAGTACCTCGCGTGGGTGAACAGCGAGGAGCACGTGGCCCAGGTGAAGCCGCTCGGCGCCTGTGCCCGCTCGATGCGGCCGCTGACCTTCACCGTCCTGCGCGAGACCGGCAGGCGGTACGAGTCCCCGCAGCGGGCGTCGGGCCGGCTGCAGGACGCGCCCCGGCTGGGCGAGGGCGTCGTGCGGCACGCGCTGACCTTCACGGTGAAGCCGGGCAGCGAGGAGAAGGTCGCCGGGATCCTCTCCTCGTACACCTCCCCGGCCGCCCGGGTCGACGACCACACCCGGCTCCTGCGCACTTCCCTCTTCATGCACGGCAACCGGGTGGTGCGGTGCGTGGAGGTGCAGGGCGACCTGACGGCGGCGCTGCGGCACGTGTCGGAGCAGCCCGAGGTGCGGGCCGTCGAGCACGCGATCAACCCCTACCTGGAGCAGGACCGGGACCTGTCCGACCCGGAGTCGGCGCGGATGTTCTTCATGCGCGCGGGCCTGCCGGCGGTCCACCACGTGGCCCCGCACGGGCCGCGGCCCGACGAGGTGACGCGGCACGCGCTGTTCTACCCGGCGAAGCCCGGCTGCGGTCCGCTCGTCGCCCGCTTCCTGGCCCGCCAGGACGAGACGGCGGCCAGGGTCCCCACCTCCCCGGTGCTGAGCAGCACCGTCTTCCAGCGCGACGACGTGGTGGTGCGCCTCCTCGACGTCAAGGGGCCGGCCGACAGCCGCTTCGCGGCGGGCTTCGGCATCGAGGGGCCCCGCAAGGCGGCGGTGCTGAACCGCCTGCTGGCCGGGGCACCCGGCACGGCCGCCGCCCCCCACCCCATGGACCTGATCACCGACCGCCGGGCTCCGGTGGAGTCCTGA
- a CDS encoding FAD-dependent monooxygenase: MEEHADVRVPVLVVGGSLVGLSTSLFLSRHGIRHMVVEKHAGTSVHPRGRGINARTMELFRTAGVEPAIREEASALEANQGILQTQSLVGGEHKWLIKAVDPSGALARFSPTGWCLCSQNNIEPVLAAHSRAQGADVRFSTELMSFDQDATGVSALVKDRETGEHLTVRADFLIAADGPRSPVREALGIRQSGNGELFHNVSIVFRSEHLAEALGDLRFIVCYLMRPGADGALLPVDNETQWVFHAPWHPETGETLEDFTEERCVTQIREAIGLPDLDVEIGGKAPWHAAERVAEQYSVGRVFVVGDAAHEMCPTGAFGSNTGIQDAHNLAWKIAAVLNGSAGPRLLDSYEEERLPVARATSERASARSAEHSHPGYVPPPTMGGGPGSGVLTTAMGYCYPRGAVLGGDPTRPVIPQEMRLKGDVGTRAPHMWLTQAGRRISSLDLYETSFVLLSSPGTPWQEAAGQVARELGAHLDAYTVAASPDADLVQPDGSPHWAQLHELPADGAVLVRPDGFVAWRCEGPSADPRGELADAMTRLLRRS, translated from the coding sequence ATGGAAGAGCATGCCGATGTCCGCGTACCGGTCCTCGTCGTGGGCGGTTCCCTCGTAGGCCTGTCCACCTCGCTGTTCCTGAGCCGCCACGGCATCAGGCACATGGTGGTCGAGAAGCACGCCGGGACCTCCGTCCACCCGCGCGGACGGGGGATCAACGCCCGGACGATGGAACTGTTCCGGACGGCGGGCGTGGAACCCGCCATCCGCGAAGAGGCCTCCGCGCTGGAGGCCAACCAGGGCATCCTGCAGACGCAGTCCCTCGTCGGCGGTGAGCACAAGTGGCTCATCAAGGCGGTCGACCCGTCCGGTGCGCTGGCCCGCTTCAGTCCGACCGGCTGGTGCCTGTGCAGCCAGAACAACATCGAGCCGGTCCTGGCCGCGCACAGCCGCGCCCAGGGCGCCGACGTGCGCTTCTCCACCGAACTGATGAGCTTCGACCAGGACGCCACCGGAGTGAGCGCCCTGGTCAAGGACCGGGAGACCGGCGAGCACCTCACCGTCCGCGCCGACTTCCTGATCGCCGCGGACGGCCCCCGCAGCCCCGTCCGCGAGGCGCTCGGCATCCGTCAGAGCGGCAACGGCGAGCTCTTCCACAACGTGAGCATCGTCTTCCGCTCGGAGCACCTCGCCGAAGCCCTGGGCGACCTGCGGTTCATCGTCTGTTACCTGATGCGGCCGGGCGCCGACGGAGCCCTGCTGCCCGTCGACAACGAGACCCAGTGGGTCTTCCACGCCCCCTGGCACCCGGAGACGGGCGAGACCCTGGAGGACTTCACCGAGGAGCGCTGCGTCACCCAGATCCGCGAGGCCATCGGCCTGCCCGACCTCGACGTGGAGATCGGCGGCAAGGCCCCCTGGCACGCCGCCGAACGGGTCGCCGAGCAGTACTCCGTCGGCCGGGTCTTCGTGGTGGGCGACGCCGCCCACGAGATGTGCCCGACCGGGGCCTTCGGCTCCAACACCGGCATCCAGGACGCGCACAACCTCGCCTGGAAGATCGCGGCCGTGCTGAACGGCTCCGCCGGCCCCCGCCTGCTCGACAGCTACGAGGAGGAACGCCTGCCCGTGGCCCGCGCCACCAGCGAGCGCGCCTCCGCCCGCTCGGCCGAGCACAGCCACCCGGGGTACGTGCCCCCGCCCACCATGGGCGGCGGCCCCGGCAGCGGGGTCCTCACCACGGCCATGGGCTACTGCTACCCGCGGGGCGCCGTCCTCGGTGGCGACCCCACCCGGCCGGTCATCCCGCAGGAGATGCGCCTCAAGGGCGACGTCGGCACCAGGGCACCGCACATGTGGCTCACCCAGGCCGGGCGGCGGATCTCCTCGCTGGACCTGTACGAGACCTCGTTCGTGCTGCTCAGCAGCCCGGGCACGCCCTGGCAGGAGGCGGCCGGGCAGGTCGCGCGGGAACTGGGCGCGCACCTGGACGCCTACACCGTCGCCGCCTCGCCCGACGCCGACCTGGTCCAGCCGGACGGCTCGCCGCACTGGGCGCAGCTCCACGAACTGCCCGCCGACGGCGCCGTCCTCGTACGCCCCGACGGGTTCGTCGCCTGGCGCTGCGAGGGGCCGTCCGCCGATCCGCGCGGGGAGCTCGCGGACGCCATGACGCGGCTGCTGCGCCGCTCCTGA
- a CDS encoding acyl-CoA carboxylase subunit epsilon — MGSDVSIAGLFRIHRGSAGPEELAAITVVVACLAGRAEQAPPRPVRGAHHRPPPRPAGHGCWAGCWACR; from the coding sequence ATGGGAAGCGACGTCTCCATAGCCGGCCTGTTCCGGATCCACCGGGGCAGCGCCGGACCCGAGGAACTGGCCGCGATCACGGTCGTGGTCGCCTGCCTCGCGGGCCGGGCCGAGCAGGCCCCGCCCCGGCCGGTCCGGGGCGCACACCACCGCCCGCCCCCGCGGCCCGCGGGCCACGGCTGCTGGGCGGGGTGCTGGGCCTGCCGCTGA